The Agrococcus sp. ProA11 genomic sequence GACCACGCCGTGCTCGTAGGCCCAGATGACCGCGTGGATGCGGTCGCGGATGCCGAGCTTCAGCAGCACGTTCGACACGTGGGTCTTCACGGTCGCCTCGCCGACGAAGAGCTCGCGTGCGATCTCGGCGTTCGAGCGGCCGCGGGCGAGCAGCAGCAGCGTCTCGCGCTCGCGGTCCGTGAGCTGCTCGAGCTCGGGGGCGGTGGCGGATGCGTCGGGCTCGGCGCCGCCGGCCGCCGGCGCCGACGGGGGCGTCGCCGCGAAGCGCTCGATCACCCGCCGCGTCACGGCCGGAGAGAGCAGCGCGTCGCCGCGGGCGAGGGCATGCACGGCATCGATCAGATGCTCGGGCTCGGCGGTCTTCAGCAGGAATCCGCTCGCGCCGGCCGCGAGCGCGTCGAACAGGAAGTCCTCGCGGTCGAAGGTCGTGAGCATGAGCACGGCCGGGTGCGCCGAGCCCTGGGTGATCTGCAGCGTGGCCTCCAGCCCGTCCATGACCGGCATCTGCACGTCCATGCAGATCACGTCCGGCGTGAGCGCCGCTGCCAGCCGCACGCCCTCCGCGCCATCCTTCGCCTGCCCCACGACATCGAAGCCGGGCTCGCTGGTCAGGATCGTCTCGAATCCGGCGCGCACGAGCGCCTGATCGTCCACCAGCAGAATCCGCGTCACGCTTCCACGCTAGCGGCCGCCAGACTCGAGAGATTCTTCTGTGCGTTGCGGCAATCCTGACGCTAACCTGAGCACAACCTTTGCCCAACCCGAATGGTTGCAGGATGCGCTCACGCCCTCGTCTGATCGTTGCCGCCGTCGTCACCGCGCTGCTGGGCGCTCTGCTGACCGTCGTCCCCACCGCTGGCCCCGACGGTGAGGCGGTCGCGGCGTCCGCCGCCGACTTCGACCCCGGCTTCCTGGTCTCCGACCAGCAGTTCTACGACGGCAGCGTGATGACCGCCAGCCAGGTGCAGGCATTCATTGACTCGGTGCACCCCGGCTGCTCCGCGGGCTACACCTGCCTCGACACCTACGCGCAGGCGACACCGTCGATTGCCGCGGACGCCTACTGCGACGCCTTCACCGGCAGGTCGAACGAGTCGGCGGCGAGCATCATCGCGCGCGTGGGAGCGGCCTGCGACATCTCGCAGCGCGCGCTGCTGGTGATCCTGCAGAAGGAGCAGGGGCTCGTCACGAGCCGAGCTCCCAGTGCTCGGGCCTACACGGCAGCGACCGGATTCGGCTGCCCCGACACCGCGCCCTGCGACTCGAGCGTCGCCGGCTTCTTCTACCAGATCTACTACGGGGCCAGGCAGTTCCAGCGGTACGCGGCGCATCCCGAGCGCTGGGCGCACCGGGCGGGCGTGCAGAACTGGGTCTGGTGGCATCCGAACACGGCCTGCGGCCGCAGTTCCATCTTCATCCGCAATGCCGCCACCGCGGGCCTCTACAACTACACGCCGTACCGTCCGAACGCGGCGGCGCTCGCGAACCTCTACGGCACCGGTGACGCCTGCTCCGCCTACGGCAACCGCAACTTCTGGCGCATGTGGACCGACTGGTTCGGTGACCCGACCGTGACGCTGCCCAGCGCCAAGCGCCTGGCTGGAGCCAATCGCTACGAGACGGCCGCG encodes the following:
- a CDS encoding response regulator transcription factor, with product MTRILLVDDQALVRAGFETILTSEPGFDVVGQAKDGAEGVRLAAALTPDVICMDVQMPVMDGLEATLQITQGSAHPAVLMLTTFDREDFLFDALAAGASGFLLKTAEPEHLIDAVHALARGDALLSPAVTRRVIERFAATPPSAPAAGGAEPDASATAPELEQLTDRERETLLLLARGRSNAEIARELFVGEATVKTHVSNVLLKLGIRDRIHAVIWAYEHGVVAPQG